The following are from one region of the Staphylococcus argenteus genome:
- a CDS encoding protein-serine/threonine phosphatase Stp1, which translates to MLEAQFFTDTGQHRDKNEDAGGIFYNQTNQQLLVLCDGMGGHKAGEVASKFVTDELKTRFEAENLIEQHQAENWLRTNLKDINFQLYHYAQENAEYKGMGTTCVCALVFEKSVVIANVGDSRAYVINSRQIEQITSDHSFVNHLVLTGQITEEEAFTHPQRNIITKVMGTDKRVSPDLFIKRLNFYDYLLLNSDGLTDYVKDNEIKRLLVKEGTIEDHGNQLMQLALDNHSKDNVTFILAAIEGDKV; encoded by the coding sequence ATGCTAGAGGCACAATTTTTTACTGATACTGGACAACATAGAGACAAGAATGAGGATGCGGGTGGTATATTCTATAATCAAACGAATCAACAACTTTTAGTACTGTGTGATGGTATGGGCGGCCATAAAGCAGGTGAAGTTGCAAGTAAGTTTGTAACTGATGAGTTGAAAACCCGTTTTGAAGCGGAAAATCTAATAGAACAACATCAAGCTGAAAATTGGTTGCGTACAAATTTAAAGGATATAAATTTTCAGTTATATCATTATGCACAAGAAAATGCAGAATATAAAGGTATGGGTACGACATGTGTTTGTGCACTTGTCTTTGAAAAATCAGTTGTGATAGCAAATGTTGGTGATTCCAGAGCATATGTTATAAATAGCAGACAAATCGAACAAATTACAAGTGATCATTCTTTTGTTAATCATCTTGTATTAACAGGACAAATAACTGAAGAGGAAGCATTTACGCATCCACAGCGTAATATAATCACTAAGGTAATGGGTACTGACAAACGCGTCAGTCCAGATCTATTTATTAAACGATTGAATTTTTATGATTATTTATTATTAAATTCAGATGGATTAACCGATTACGTTAAAGACAATGAAATTAAGCGTTTGTTAGTAAAAGAAGGTACAATAGAAGATCATGGTAATCAGTTAATGCAACTCGCATTAGATAACCATTCGAAAGATAATGTTACTTTCATACTCGCGGCTATTGAAGGTGATAAAGTATGA
- the pknB gene encoding serine/threonine protein kinase Stk1 codes for MIGKIINERYKIIDKLGGGGMSTVYLAEDTILNIKVAIKAIFIPPREKEETLKRFEREVHNSSQLSHQNIVSMIDVDEEDDCYYLVMEYIEGPTLSEYIESHGPLSVETAIDFTNQILDGIKHAHDMRIVHRDIKPQNILIDSNKTLKIFDFGIAKALSETSLTQTNHVLGTVQYFSPEQAKGEATDECTDIYSIGIVLYEMLVGEPPFNGETAVSIAIKHIQDSVPNVTTDVRKDIPQALSNVILRATEKDKSNRYKTIQEMKDDLSSVLHENRANEDVYELDKMKTIAVTLKKEDIAKHISEHKSSQPKRETTQVPIVNGPAHHQQFQKTEGAGYEPKAKRKSTRKIVLLSLIFSLLMIALVSFVAMAMFGNKYEETPDVIGKSVKEAEQIFNKNNLKLGKISRSYSDKYPENEIIKTTPNTGERVERGDSVDVVISKGPEKVKMPNVIGLPKEEALQKLKSLGIKDVSVEKVYNNQAPKGYIANQSVTANTEIAIHDANIKLYESLGIKQVYVEDFEHKSFSKAKKALEEKGFKVESKEEYSDDIDEGDVISQSPKGKSVDEGSTISFVVSKGKKDDSEDVKSTTASVDVPYTGKNDKPQKVKVYIKDKDNDGSTEKGSFNITSDQRIDIPLRIEKGKSASYIVKVDGKTVAEKEVSYDDI; via the coding sequence ATGATAGGTAAAATAATAAATGAACGATATAAGATAATTGATAAACTTGGCGGCGGTGGTATGAGTACTGTGTATCTTGCAGAAGATACTATATTGAATATTAAAGTTGCCATTAAGGCGATTTTTATACCACCAAGGGAAAAAGAAGAAACTTTAAAACGTTTTGAAAGAGAAGTACATAATTCGTCACAACTTTCACATCAAAATATCGTAAGTATGATCGATGTTGATGAAGAAGATGACTGTTATTACTTAGTTATGGAGTATATTGAAGGACCGACACTTTCAGAATACATTGAAAGTCATGGTCCATTAAGTGTCGAAACAGCAATTGATTTCACGAATCAAATTTTAGATGGAATCAAACATGCGCATGATATGCGTATTGTACATAGAGATATCAAACCACAAAATATACTCATTGATAGTAATAAAACGTTGAAAATATTTGATTTCGGTATTGCTAAAGCATTAAGTGAAACATCATTAACGCAAACAAATCATGTATTGGGAACAGTCCAGTATTTTTCGCCAGAACAAGCTAAAGGTGAAGCGACAGATGAATGTACCGATATCTACTCAATAGGAATTGTTTTATATGAAATGCTTGTTGGTGAACCACCGTTCAATGGTGAAACTGCTGTGAGTATTGCGATTAAACATATTCAAGATTCTGTACCAAATGTGACGACTGATGTTCGTAAAGATATTCCGCAAGCTTTAAGTAATGTTATTTTACGTGCAACTGAAAAAGATAAATCCAATCGTTACAAGACAATTCAAGAAATGAAAGATGATTTAAGTAGCGTTTTACATGAAAATCGAGCAAATGAAGATGTTTATGAACTTGATAAAATGAAAACGATAGCCGTTACTTTGAAAAAAGAAGATATTGCAAAACACATTAGTGAGCATAAATCTAGTCAACCAAAGCGCGAAACAACTCAAGTGCCGATAGTTAATGGACCTGCACATCATCAGCAGTTCCAGAAAACAGAAGGTGCTGGGTATGAGCCTAAAGCAAAGCGGAAATCAACTAGAAAGATTGTGTTACTATCACTTATTTTTTCATTATTAATGATTGCACTTGTATCTTTTGTAGCTATGGCAATGTTTGGTAATAAATATGAGGAAACGCCAGATGTTATTGGAAAGTCAGTAAAAGAAGCAGAGCAAATATTTAATAAAAACAATCTTAAACTGGGTAAGATTTCTCGTAGTTATAGTGATAAATATCCTGAAAATGAGATTATCAAAACGACACCAAATACTGGTGAAAGAGTTGAACGTGGCGATAGCGTAGACGTTGTCATTTCTAAAGGTCCAGAAAAAGTTAAAATGCCGAATGTCATTGGTTTACCGAAAGAAGAGGCATTACAGAAATTAAAATCGTTGGGCATTAAGGATGTTTCGGTTGAAAAAGTATACAATAATCAGGCACCAAAAGGTTATATTGCTAATCAAAGTGTAACTGCAAATACTGAAATTGCAATTCATGATGCAAATATTAAATTGTATGAATCATTAGGTATTAAGCAGGTTTACGTCGAAGATTTTGAACATAAGTCCTTTAGTAAAGCTAAAAAAGCTTTAGAAGAAAAAGGATTTAAGGTTGAGAGTAAAGAAGAATATAGTGATGATATTGATGAAGGTGATGTGATTTCACAATCACCTAAAGGAAAATCAGTTGATGAAGGATCAACAATCTCCTTTGTGGTTTCTAAAGGTAAGAAAGATGATTCGGAAGATGTGAAATCTACTACAGCATCTGTTGATGTTCCTTACACTGGTAAAAATGATAAGCCACAAAAAGTAAAGGTCTATATCAAAGATAAAGATAATGATGGCTCAACAGAAAAAGGCAGCTTTAATATAACAAGTGATCAACGAATTGATATTCCATTGCGAATTGAAAAAGGGAAATCAGCAAGTTATATAGTTAAAGTGGATGGTAAAACAGTAGCTGAGAAAGAAGTTAGTTACGACGATATATAA
- the rsgA gene encoding ribosome small subunit-dependent GTPase A: MKTGRIVKSISGVYQVDVNGERFNTKPRGLFRKKKFSPVVGDIVDFDVQNVNEGYIHHVHERQNELKRPPVSNINTLVIVMSAVEPNFSTQLLDRFLVIAHSYHLNARILVTKKDIASMEKQHEINTLLKIYEDIGYETEFIGNDDDRKKVVEAWPAGLIVLSGQSGVGKSTFLNHYRPELNLETNDISKSLNRGKHTTRHVELFERQNGYIADTPGFSALDFEHIDKDDVKYYFLELNRYGEKCKFRNCNHIKEPNCNVKKQLEQGNIAQFRYDHYLQLFNEISNRKVRY; the protein is encoded by the coding sequence TTGAAGACAGGTCGAATTGTGAAATCAATTAGTGGGGTATATCAAGTGGACGTTAATGGCGAACGTTTCAATACAAAACCACGTGGATTATTTAGAAAGAAAAAATTTTCACCGGTTGTTGGAGATATTGTAGATTTTGATGTGCAGAACGTTAATGAAGGTTATATTCATCATGTTCATGAACGTCAAAACGAATTAAAAAGACCACCTGTAAGTAATATTAATACATTAGTTATAGTAATGAGTGCGGTTGAACCAAATTTTTCAACACAATTATTAGATAGGTTTTTAGTCATTGCTCACTCATATCATTTAAATGCAAGAATATTAGTTACCAAAAAAGATATTGCGTCAATGGAAAAGCAACACGAAATCAATACATTATTAAAAATATACGAGGATATTGGTTACGAGACTGAATTTATTGGTAATGATGATGACCGTAAAAAGGTAGTGGAAGCATGGCCTGCTGGACTTATAGTGTTAAGTGGACAGTCGGGTGTTGGAAAATCTACATTTTTAAACCACTATCGTCCAGAACTAAACCTTGAAACAAATGATATTTCTAAGTCATTAAACCGAGGAAAGCATACCACAAGACATGTTGAATTATTTGAACGTCAGAATGGTTATATTGCTGATACGCCAGGTTTCAGTGCATTAGACTTTGAACATATAGATAAAGACGATGTTAAGTATTATTTTCTTGAATTGAATCGATACGGGGAAAAGTGTAAATTTAGAAATTGCAACCATATTAAAGAACCTAATTGTAATGTTAAGAAGCAATTGGAACAAGGTAACATTGCCCAATTTAGGTACGACCATTACTTACAATTATTTAATGAAATTTCAAATAGAAAGGTTAGATATTAA
- the rpe gene encoding ribulose-phosphate 3-epimerase, with the protein MTKLFPSLLSVDFLNLQHELNKLEEAGVDGVHFDVMDGQFVPNISIGLPILDAVRKGTSLPIDVHLMIENPENYIASFVEHGADMISIHVESTPHIHRAIQMIKHLNKKAGVVINPGTPVAIIEPILDIVDYVLVMTVNPGFGGQSFITQCVEKIAHLNAIKMERQLNFEIEVDGGVNNDTAKVCIDNGATVLVTGSFFFNQNDYKKVTQQLKG; encoded by the coding sequence ATGACAAAACTATTTCCATCATTATTATCTGTTGATTTTTTGAATCTACAACATGAGTTGAACAAACTTGAAGAAGCAGGCGTTGACGGTGTTCATTTTGATGTTATGGATGGTCAATTTGTACCAAATATATCCATTGGATTACCTATTTTGGATGCCGTAAGAAAAGGTACGTCATTACCTATTGATGTCCATTTAATGATTGAAAACCCGGAAAATTATATTGCATCCTTTGTGGAACATGGTGCTGATATGATTTCCATTCATGTAGAATCAACACCACATATCCACCGTGCAATTCAAATGATTAAGCATTTGAATAAAAAAGCAGGCGTAGTTATTAATCCAGGAACACCAGTTGCAATAATTGAACCTATTTTAGATATTGTTGATTATGTGTTGGTAATGACTGTAAATCCAGGTTTTGGAGGTCAATCATTTATTACTCAATGTGTCGAAAAAATTGCTCATCTAAATGCAATTAAAATGGAGCGTCAGTTAAATTTTGAAATAGAGGTTGATGGTGGCGTTAATAATGATACAGCAAAAGTTTGTATTGATAATGGAGCAACGGTGTTAGTTACAGGTTCTTTTTTCTTTAACCAAAATGATTATAAAAAAGTCACACAACAATTGAAAGGTTGA
- a CDS encoding thiamine diphosphokinase: MHINLLCSERHLPQDIWVKHIGEKWGGVDRGALILLKHQITPFFSVGDFDSVSNKERQLLTEQLEIKPVQAEKADTDLALAVDKAVALGFDSITIFGATGGRLDHFFGAVQLLLKKAYYKKDVHIKLVDQQNKIVLLPKGQYQVEKDTSYPYISFIPMTDDVELSLSGFKYNLTRQMLNIGSTLTISNEVENAQAMINVHEGLLLQIRSADLKE; the protein is encoded by the coding sequence ATGCATATTAATTTATTATGTTCTGAACGACACTTACCTCAAGATATTTGGGTTAAACATATCGGCGAAAAATGGGGCGGTGTTGATAGAGGAGCATTGATTTTACTAAAACATCAAATTACACCATTTTTTTCAGTAGGTGATTTTGATTCAGTTAGTAATAAAGAACGACAACTTTTAACAGAACAATTAGAAATTAAACCAGTTCAAGCTGAAAAAGCAGATACAGATTTAGCATTAGCTGTAGATAAAGCAGTAGCACTTGGATTTGATAGTATTACAATTTTTGGGGCTACTGGTGGGCGTCTTGATCATTTTTTTGGAGCGGTGCAATTATTATTAAAAAAAGCATATTATAAAAAAGATGTACACATTAAGCTTGTGGATCAGCAAAATAAAATTGTATTGTTGCCTAAGGGACAATATCAAGTTGAAAAAGACACTAGTTATCCATATATTTCATTTATTCCAATGACTGATGATGTGGAATTGTCATTGTCAGGCTTCAAATATAACTTAACAAGACAAATGCTGAATATTGGTTCAACATTAACAATTTCAAATGAAGTAGAGAATGCGCAAGCAATGATTAATGTTCATGAAGGATTATTGTTACAAATTAGAAGTGCTGATTTGAAGGAGTAG